The nucleotide sequence TTTGCTGCCCTGCAGgtaaagagagagtgtgtgtgtctctgtgtgtgaatgCCTGATCTCAGTTTTCCTGTTACAGCGTTGTTGTGTCAGGGTCTGAAATCTGAAGACCTGCAGTCCTCTTTTCGTTCGTCGATGGGCACATTGCCTTTTCAACCGCAAGCTAATGAATTGGATGGGCTTCCGGCCCAGAGCTGAGCCATGTGGCTGCCAGTTCTGCTGCTGCATGCATATTAAAACTTGGCTATTGTACAGTGATGCAGAAGGAGTTAATGGGGGCATTATCAAACATAATTCCCAATGGGCTTCTCAATTTGCCTGAATCTCAATCAATTACCTTTTTATTTCTGACTCATAgttaacagaaaaagaagagtCATTAGGCTTTTGAACAAAAAATATTCTAATGAATAATGAAAGCAATTAACTTGAAAGACATTAATGTACCCCACTTTTTATCTACGTGAGGCAAGTGTCACGTTTAATGCCTGGAAACCAGACCAAGTGAGTCATCAGACgaagaaaatgaaacattatATCCTAGTTTTCCTAAATGTTCATGTCGATGTATTCTTACAACATCAAATTATCCTATGTTTATCCTTATCCTTCAAACCTTGAGGCAGCTTGCCGAAGAGCTGGACTATAAATTCACAGAAATCAAGTCAACACACGAATTACTCTTTTGAGTCCAGTctaaggaggaggagaaatggGAAGCAGTGGAAGTGATATACAGATGTGACGCCCTTTAGCCTCCTCAGGTAGCCCCCTGTACCCTGGGGGTGGTGCACATGCTATTCCTGACCCTCATAAACTGCAAGTGCCAAGACCTGAGGACGCCACCCTGTCCTCACCCCCGGGGTAATTATAGAGCATCTCGGGCCACAGCACCCAGTGCCTCGGCCCAGACCACCCGACCCCCCAGCGAGACCCTGTCTCATAGACCTGCTCGCATTCTTCTAAAAGCCCTCTTACACTCAGAGGTGTAAGGTGTGTTTCATCAGACCGGTTATAATTACACTTAACTGGTTTCGTGTTACTCTTCCTGAGAGAGATGCTAATCCGAGTTGGGTGTTTAGACTGGCAGCCACTCTGTCACTACCTGTCTGTTAGCGGTTTTGTAGCTGCTACTATGTTTCAGCTGGATACTATGAGCTCAGGGGTTTTTAGCTAATGTTTCACTGGTGATACACAGGGTCTAAATAAAGAGCATGATTGTCCACGACCAGTATGTTGCTATGATGCTATCATCTGGGTGTTATATGTTGCCGgtaaatattaatgaggtagtTGGGAGTCAAGAAAAAGTGACCGACCTTAGGGGCATAGGTTGGACTTTGTATCTCAGCCACTCATAAACCCGAACCGGAAACAACCCCCTCCCCCCAGTTTTTAAAAGACTTTCAGGGTGGAATAAGCGGAGGAGTGGAGCGTCATGTCGAGCCCTTTGTCCCACATTCTGTAACCGTAGCTGGTTAAAGCCTCACATATCTCCCTCAAACTCTGCCTCTgtatctctcactctctcaacAGCTGTTCATTCATATATTAGTGGGGGGTTGTTGAGGGGTTGACATTATAAATGCCATTTGTCAACAAGTTGTATTTAGTGTCTGTGACTCACACTGAGAGGGAAACATGGTCAGGTTTTCAGGAGCAATGTGGGCGATTAGTCTGTCTAAAATGTTACTACCCTCACTCGTTGGTACCAGAATAATGAATCTTGTGTTATGTTCTAATGTACACATTGAATTAGATGATGACATGATTCAATAATCAGGCATATTCCTTTaagattttgtctttatttgtttaattgtttgttCATAATGCATGTCACAACGAGCATCACATTTTAGCAGcatttaaaaatatgattttgtAATTGAAGAATATGTTGAAAACTTTCTGATGGCTCTTAAGATATAACATTTTGTCCGGCAGTCTAAACCTTAATGAAATAAATTGTGTCTATGTAGGACTGCTTTCTGAGTGCTTAAGCTGAGTTTAAATCCGGGAAAATGTCACGGACGGTCGTTAGGGAACATCCTGAGTTCTCAATAATGGCCCCATCCTGTTGAATCAGTGTTTGAGGTTTCTAAAGAATGTCTCTTATTCTAGTTTAACATGCGTTCACAGGAAAACAATTTTCAGAGCCTGTTACAGTTAAAAAACATGCTGAGAGAGCATGTTGTACAAACCATATGGCTCTATTCTCTCAGTGGGTAATCACCAGCCACCTTACCCTCTCCTTCATCCTGAAACTAGTCAACTCATCTTCATCTctttcaaagttaaaaaaaatcattgttttgtcgCTGGTAAACTCAATGGTGCATACTGGGCAGCACTTGCTAACATAAATGCCAACACATGTTAAAGTATTTATATGGCAATTATCACAGACCAATTCACTTTTATAAGACAAAGTTGGAGGGTTTATGTGTCGGTAGCACACATAGCAGGAAACTTTATAGATATCAATAAAACTTTTTTGATGAAGGTGTCGGAACAGCTAACATTTTCTAGCAAAGCGTATCTCCATCTCTGCCATCCTGTTCTTTTGTTGCATCGATATCTTGGAATGGTTGTTGAAGACAAATCTTGTGCATGGAAACACTCTGTAACCTGAAGGTTGTAGGCTATAGCAGTGCTGTGAAAAGACCTTGAAATCTTTCTCACAGAATCATAAACTTTTCTCCAACTAGCCTCTGCTGTCATGCATATAATGATAATTAGATTGTGAAAAGTTCTGAAATCATTAAACAGTTTCATGAATCTCCATACACTATCCTGTAATATTTTCAAATCTTTTGGTGCAGATGTTGAAGTGCTATAAATACCATGTAAATATGTAGAATCCCTGGTTTTACACAGAAAATGTGCTCAAACATAGATGAAAAATTATCCTAACTGGgactgtttctttctttttctcagtaCCACATCAACAAGCTGTCAATCATGTCTTCAGACAACCACATGAATAACAGCGAGAAGGAGGTGGATGAGGTGGATGCGGCCCTGTCGGACCTAGAGATCACTTTGGAGGGAGGGAAGACGTCCAACACACTGGTACGACAACAGCTTCACATTCACTGCAGGAAATACCTTTTGGTCGCAGGTTACAAATTCCCAAATTGTCGCTGCTTGGCAGTGCGTTTGACCCTCTGTTTCTCTATTGTATGATGATGACGTCTCCTGTCATCATGGATAATTAAACAGGAGCGGAAACTTACAGACACTGTACAGTGAGGAGGGGAAATGACGATGAATTTCCCAGAGAGTGTTAAGTTTCACACTGTTGTTTATGAGGCCTGCATCTGACAAAAGACTGGGGGTGTGAGATATTTGACACTTAAGCAAATAAACCCAGCACCGGCTGAACACGTCGAAAATGTGTGTCCATTATTATAGCAGCCCCGTCCGGCTTTAAGAACTTGTAAAGTTTATACAGCTTATCGGAGGAAACTGAGCTCTGAGATATTGCATAAGAAGCGTTTTCTTTAGCATGCTCTACTGAGTAGTGACATTGAAAGTGTACAGAGTTGAGCCTTAGATCATTGTTTTGGTTCTTTTTGACCACTTTAACATTAAAGTTTTCCAGGTTCATactaacagtgttttttttgttctttcctgTTAGGGTGACATCACGTCTATTCCTGAGCTAGCGGACTACGTCAAAGTCTTCAAGTACGTCCACAGCCACCTCATCCAGACCACATGCACTTGTGCTGTTATCAAAAACAACTGTGCTTGAGTGCGTGCAAAGATTGCATTTGTCCAAAAGATGCTGACTCTGTCAAAGAAGCAGGAAATAAAAGGTTTCAGAGCTAAATGAGCAAGCTGTTGTCTGGTTTGCATCAGTATAATAGGCAGCATTGTTTGCCAAAGGGCATTTGCAGGCTGAGCTTTCAGTTTAGCTTTTCAAAGTGATTACACTTGGACCAAGCATATTTTTAACCATATTCATTTTTGGCTTCAAGCCTCTGCTGACAGGCAGGTGGCCCCTGGGGTGGTTGTCTCATAAAATGTATAAACCACAGGGAGCGATATCAAGAGGCTTTTCCTCTCTAATGGTTTTCCATTAAGGTTCACGTCCAATGCTGGCTCCTTTTCCTGTTCACCTCACTGACATTGCATTTGAGATGCCCTCTTTTTCACCTCCCTCCTTTGTACTCCTGTATGATCTCCCCTCCCCCACTCTCCCTCTTGACCACTAATAAAGAAAagggggtgttttttttttccatctgaagTCTAACATGTCTTCCTCCGTCTGTTTATATATTTTCCAGACCCAAGAAACTGACACTGAAGGGCTATAAGCAATACTGGTGCACGTTCAAGGACATCACAATTTCCTGTTACAAGAGCAAAGAGGAAGCACATGGGACACCTGCTCACCAAATGAATCTTAGAGGTGCGAACACACAAGAGATGTCATTTCATATCCATGCAGGAATGTTAATGGTACATGTGGTGGTGTTTCCAAAGAAAGGGTGTGACCTTTTGGCCTCTTCTCCCACTCTGCATTTTGGCTTCCATGCGTAGGTTGTGAGGTAACTCCAGATGTTAACATCTCGGGTCAGAAATTCAACATCAAGTTGCTAATCCCTGTGGCTGATGGCATGAATGAGATCTGGCTCCGGTGTGACACAGTAAGACTCGAGTTTTAGTGCACCATTTATGATCGTTTTCTTTTTGGCCGATTCCTAAACATCAGTGTTTGACTTTCCTCTACTCCAGGAGAAACAATACGCCCATTGGATGGCTGCGTGTCGCCTGGCCTCCAAAGGCAAGACCATGGCCGACAGCTCTTACAACCTGGAGGTCCAGAACATTCTGTCCTTCCTCAAGATGCAACACATGAACCCTGACCCTCAGTTCATTGAGCCAATCACCACAGACATCAACCCAGAGTGCCTGGTGTCCCCGCGCTACCTGAAGAAGTACAAGAACAAGCAGGTAAGCCTTTGCACACTGTCTTTCTGTCACTGTGTATTGTGTGAGCTTGTGTACTTGTTTGATGAGTCGGTTGTGGAGTTTAGACGAACAGCGTCTGATGCTTCCCAGATGGGCGCCTCCTGGCATCGCGCTTGTCTTGCACTGGAATGCAGCCTCCCTCTACTCCCCCCTCCTttactctcctcctcttccctccattCCTTCTCCCCACCCCCAACCCTCTGTCCGAGGGGAAACCAGGACAGCAGACATCCAAACCACTCAACAAGAGTACAGTAGAGCTGCTTCATGTCGGACTGTAATGGATACTTCCTCTGCTCCAGCCTTTGTTCTTGGAGACAAAAGAGTGGAGATCTCAGTCATTGAACATGTAGGTGATAAATTAATCTGGCGCGAATCAGAATATATTTGTCGAAACACAACAATAAGGAGCCACCGCGGCCAACATTTTAACAACCAGGTGTGAAGCTTACACACTGAGAATGAATTGACTTTCTTGCAAGCGTTAGGTAAAGTCCACAATGTGCCCAGCGGATTTGCATGCAAGCAACAGGCTGGTGTGTGTACAATGGAACAGCTGAGCACACGGCTGCCATAGCCGTGTTAGCTGGGGATGGgtgcgggagggagggagggaggagggtaTTACCTCCTTGTAGCTTACTCACTCAATCtggatttgtttaagttgtagTAGAAAAGTGGAATGTTGCTAGGAGGTTAAAGAGATATTTGGAGGGTGTTGGTGGTACAGTAAGTGATGACTCAGGAACAGTCTGGGCCAAAGCCTGAAATATACTGGACGTCTAAAGAGAGTGAGAGGTGGACAGAAAGATTGATTCAGGTCCTGTTCATGGTTGTTAACATAGCTGGTTGAGTCTGTGTGCTGTAGGCAAGTTCTTCTAGTGGGCCACAATAGAAATCAGGCTTGTTCTTTGTCTCTGCGATACTTCTGTGTTCCCATTCATATGGGACTGCTGTAATCCCTGGACGTCACTGTTCAGAAAATTGCGGTTTCACACACCGTGCTGCTAAAAATTCAGAATGAACCGAAAATGACAGAAGTGCTCAAGAAAGATTCAGTTCTCCTTCTCGTTATGTGTcactttttctccctttttaaGACCACTTAGGAAATCCCTCTATTATGGGTTTGACAAAAAACATCTATTCTTAGATGAGTCATGATTCTCTCTTAAAGGATTATATCTCGATGAGGgcgagttttttttattattattagttatttTTGATGGTCCGGCAGAGAGACGAGCACTGGTCCACTTCTTGGTTAGCTTCTGCTCCACAAGCACTCGGAACTTTCTCTACTGTTATTTACCTTAGAGGAGTTATTTCATTGGTTTTTCCTGTAAATCTGAAACATGATTCTGAGGATATTCTACAGTCTAAGACTTAACTAGCCCAGCATTTAAATCAAGATGAAACATTAATCATTCTGCGTGCCATCAAAACCTTATGACCTGTGGTTATTGAATGCGAAACATGATCGCTGTTGTTTTATCTCGGTTGAAATCATGAGCTGCTCAGATGTCACAGTCCACTGTCCACAGACCCATATTCTTTAGAATATAGGCATAAAACTCATGTATCATGTGTCAGTTTTTCTCAGAAGGacaaatggtgaaaaaaaaaccctgcatgACATAATACTTTGCCCGGAATAGAAGCTAGCATGAACAGGGAGCAGGACCTGGACTTTTTTAGAACGAGGGTGTGCGTTTGTCTGGGGCAGTGTTCTTTCTCATTTCCCAGTCCCACTCTGATCAGGGGTATCCCCAGGCACAACATGAAATAGCAGTGGcattatgtacagtatgtgtatgtgcccgcacactcacacacacgtgtaCTTGCGTATAGAGGGCGTAGGGCACCAGGAAATGAGTCGTGCCCGAGAATGCTGCGCGGGAAAAACTGTCTGGGAAAAGCCCGCGACCCCTCCCCACCTCCCTTAAACTGGACTTCCTGTTTCAGGACTGGCCCTAAGAGACTTCCGTGCGGCAGCTCCCGgcggatacacacacacaggaatttTTAGATTAGTTGGAGCAGTGTTGTCTCAGGTCAAATCTATACATTTACACCAGAGAAAAGCAAACATTAGCGACATGATAATAAACTCCTGGAGGACGGTGACATGGCACTCCTTCGTCCCGGTGCTGCTTAGTACACACCGCCATCTTGTGGCTAAAAGGAGAATTAAGAAGAAGCTGTGTGATTATTTTAATGGCCTCAATGTGAAAGCTTGCTAAGAATAAACAGACATTATCTAGACCTGAAATGTACAGCTACCACTTCCTGGACGTGGAACCACTCAAACGTTGCGTAAAttccctcttttctttcatAAATGACAGAGTCTGACTGCCattgtgctctctctctccctcctgtggCTGAATACTGCATGACTCCCAACATCCCCTGTCtccactgtgtttctgtttttataattatGACCTCCTACTTTGTTTTTGGATCTTTCCCTTCGACAGTGATCTTACCTGCCTGTTCTCTTTGTCcaatctttcctttttttctctcctcttgtttGCGCCTCCTTCATTCCTCTGTGTCCCTCTTCCATTCCCTCCTCCCGTCTTCAGCCAGGCTCTATCAGGGACTTGGTAAGTTGAGTCATGTGTCCATCGGGTGCCTTTTTAAGTCTTAGATACcttctgtgtgtgcatgagtgtgtaaGCTCTGAACACTTTTTGTGTCTGGGTCGCCTCACCTAACCATCAGTAGCACAGCTGTCATGTCATAGTGGCCGTTAGTCACAGTAGAATAGATCCTTCCTGTTcgtgtgtttgtcatttgtttaatgtttttccGGAGCCATCACACATGCAAGGACACATTAATCTATCATGATAGAGATGCATCGAttgcaattttttaaaaagtctgaccagccaattctgaatttctttctGTCTAAGAACTATAATTAACAgcatacacaaacattttctgacCTTCTTTTGATGAAAAACTCAATTGTATGTTCCAAATAAAACACTGGCtaataaataactaataaaaaTTGGCCATCCGTCAGTTAGCGGTTAGCATATGTGTAGATGTGACCGGCAATGAATTGGATATGTCTGACACTGACCTGCCCGTCACGATCACAGCCGTTATTGCAGAAAACTGCCCGATTCCAGTCCCTGGCAGGTGGATCGGTGCGCCTCTTATCAATACAACCACTGGCTGTTTGTGTTGCTACGTTAATGGTATGGAAAACCAGTGAGGGTACAAAAAAGGGACATTCTGTCAAATAAATGGACCTTGCAGgctttttgcatgttttagccCATTAAACTCAAGTTCCATATTCTACAAACTGATGCCAACCATTTTTCAAAACAactcaaaagttttttttagatCGAGAGAagctttaatgtgtttttacttcTCTGTCTGTACAACATGAAAAGACTATAAACCTTGCATGCTAGTAATCCATCACAGTAAagatctttttgtttgttgttttttgttttatttttatgtggATGTGCTTACGAGAAGCTGCAACAAGTCCCTTAATTGCTTctgcacaacaacaaaatgattGAGCTCATCCACAAATCCCCGACACCcacatttgatcattttttttccttctaaatTTTGTTTTTACGATACAGCTCGAGAATGCAACGCAAATCAGCAGCTGGCTGAAGCATGTAGGAGTTTTGCAAAGTGAAGTTCACTGCGATGGATAAATTACGTCTGCTGGTTTCTATACTGCGATCACAAACTAAGAAAAGCTCATCCATAACCCTTAAACTCTTAGAGAGGAGGTCACTCCAGGTGATACACTGCTCCCCCTAGTTGAGCGGGTGCCTGCAGCCCTGAAAAGGATTTAGGGTCAGTAGGgagatgcacacatgcatgcacactcGCGCAGATTGGCAGCTTTTTTGGCTCATTAACTCTAGTCTGGCTCCTCAGGGGGCTCATaggttcatgtttgtttgtctgtgccgTGTGAAGTAGACTGTTACTGTGACAGCTCTCTGGTTATTGGCTTACAGTTTGTGTCCTGATGGCTTAATGGAAGCAGCCACGGCTTGTTTACACAGTGGGTTTGTGTGGGTgctagtgtgtgtatgtgtgtgggtgtggatATGGGTGCATCAGGTGGTTGAAGTGTGGCAATAagatgcatttgtttttataagtTTGGAGTGTAATATTGTGTGTGTAATGAGTGCGATTGTGTATTTGTCAGATTTCCGCCCGGATCCTTGAAGCCCACCAGAACGTGGCCCAGATGAGTCTCATCGAGGCCAAGATGCGCTTCATCCAGGCGTGGCAGTCCCTGCCTGAGTTTGGAATCACTCATTTCCTTGCCAAGTACGTTTGGTCATACCTGTTGAATGTCTTTTATATTCTATGATAACAGATCCATGCCTTTACCCAGAAGATAAAATCCCTGAACGTGGAAAATCTAGTAAAACAACCATTATGAGAGCTCATGTGGGAGAAGCAATTTAAATATGATCAAAACTACACAACTTCACAGTGgatcctcttcttctcctctgcagGTTCCAGGGTGGAAAGCGGGAGGAGCTGATCGGCATCACCTACAACCGTCTGATCCGGATGGATGCCAGCACTGGAGATGCTATCAAGACCTGGCGCTTCAGCAACATGAAACAGTGGAACGTCAACTGGGAGATCAAGATGGTAGGGAACGCACCGAATACCCTTAAATATAATTTATACTGTACCAGATATTTTTAGGCTATTGTCACTCAGTGTTGGAGGTTAATTTGAGTTGATTAAGGGGAAGTATTTAAGGCCTTCAACTCTAATGTATATGtaaaagtgatgtcatttgagTCAGCATCAGTTGGGGCTGAAGACTGCAAGTGTGAAAAGTGTTAAAAAAGATGCAAGCTCACTAGACCAGTGCAGCCCACTCCTAATCTCTTTGAGACTAGCTTCTTAAGGCTAAATTAGCCTCTGTTAGCATAACACACAGCTGAGACCAACTGAGCTGCTTTGTGGGTAAtggtaggcaccaggttttgactAGGAAGACACATGGAATcgaacaacaaacaacaaacaataattGTCAAAACAGATTTTCTGTTTTGACAATTATTGTTTGTTGCAAACTGTCTAATGTAAGTCTGACAATGTTACAATTATATGCCACATTTTTGGGAGTATTCTTTGTAGTCAATTAGTAGAATATCAGAACAAAAATAACTTTCAGGTTGTCAGACATAattattttctggttttcctcattttaaaaagtaaattgaATATCATCTTGGTTTGTGATTTGATTggcaaacacaaaaagacaggCCAAGTTGATTGGggcattaaaataaattaacttaAAGCTTCATAAGCTGCACAGAGCCACACAGTTTGTTGTTTGAATCTGCAGCACTAGCAAGCCTTCCACAACGCTGGAGTATTGCTCACCTGAGGAAAAACCACCCATGTGGAAATTATCTGGATACCATCAGAAGTAATCAAAGGGAACATGGCGCATCTGTAGCAAACAAATTACAGTAATGGCTCATTCATAGAGTCTGCAGGAGGAGCATGATTACATTTCACTTGTCTTCACCGAATCGTGACTGACGTGTTCTGCTCTGTGTGCTCCAGGTGACGGTGGAGTTTGCAGACGAGCCCAGTCTGTCCTTCATCTGCGCCGAGGTGGACTGTAAGGTGGTCCACGAGTTCATCGGTGGCTACATCTTCCTGTCCACGCGTGCCAAGGACCAGAACGAGTCCCTAGACGAGGAGATGTTCTATAAGCTGACCAGTGGCTGGGTCTGAGCTGCCCAGAACCACCGGGGGTCAACGATTGTAGGTCAGGGGGCCAGGAGGGGGAGTGGCTGGGTGTGGGGGTGGGCGGTTGAACCACAGTGTACGgggtttattttattctatttctcagtgggttttttttgtttttttaaatcatttgggGCTGTGCTGATGAGTCCAGAACAGCACTACTATCGCCATGGCTGACAGTTTTTATTGTTatagttttttggttttttttgcattaacgCTGACAAGGTCATTTGTTACAACACTAATTTTCTGGTGAATGGATGAACTTTTTCGAAAACCCCTGTGGTTGAGCAGAAGCCTTACACAAACCCTGAACCAGGGAAGCTTCTCTGTTTTCCtacgatgacgatgacgatgacgatgacgacGACCACcacctgcctcctctcctcctggaCTTATGGCCATCAACTTACGTCCATGACAACCCTTTAAAACCAATCAGATTTAATCCCAAAgaatctttctctctctctctctcgctgtcattttttttctctctttctagAACTGGACTAAAGGAGCTGACGGAAAAACTGTCATTAAAACTTACCGTAAATTGTTGTGCCACGGATATTTACAGCTATATCAAATTATTTATCCTAAAAGACAGATTTTATCAGACAGCAGTGGCCACTGATCACAGCACTACATGTCCATCCTGTCCGCTCTATGAAGGGTTTAATCTCTTTGAAGTCACATGTAAGCACTTCGACACTATACAAGTCCTGTTTATGAATAAGCTGTTGTTAAAATTTCCTTTTTTGCTTTTCGTTGTCTTTTGTTTCAGAGCTTGGCCAGAACGATTTTGAAATCTCATTGTACTAGCAGACAGGTGTGACGTCGAGGAACCTCggttatgttttgtatttaatagACTGCTAACAGTGAGCGTGTCTGAAAAACGCACTACAGTTCAGTGCACTGGGATGAGTGTTTTGTGGGTTTGAACATCTTTTTCCAATTTATGTTAAAGTCctctgtgcaaaaaaaagttCATCTTAAAAAGTCATTCGTTCTAGTAAAGTCTATGTAGAGtttcttaaaggtccagtgtctAGGATTTGGTGGCATCTAgcggtgaggttgcagattgtaATCAGCTGTATATGCTATAGTTTTACAAATAAGTGTGTCTGTTCTGGACTATAcataacaaaaagcaaaattCTGAATAGTATATTCTATTTCTGCCCCTTAATCCAAACAAATCCTGCACAAAGAaccttttaaaaagaaacttgatttaaaaaatatatcagaaGCGACATGACTTTTTAAGATGCCTCCCTGAATTTTAGACCGCCCCCCCCCTTTTTTGAAGGAAACgcttttttcctcttctgttctggaAGTGCACATTCAAAACCTCATGTGCCAAACTGCATTCATACTTTGCCAAACGTGTCTGTTAATGGCTGCTGTTCCGACCACAGTTACAAGCTGCTAAATCTCAACAGCATGTTTGGAATTGCATCCAGAGGTCTGAAACCCTTTGACGCCTCATTGCTTAAGTGCATGTACACTACATAACAGGAGGGGCTCATCACTCCCATGCTCCACCTTTTTAGTTTTATCGCCATTCTGTTTCTCACACCatatagtattattattattattattattattgttattattattattattatattatagttTTTATCATTACACACCAGCAAAAGGTCACCAAGTTTGAAGAATGAATATGCaacgttttttttcctgtcctcAGTATGAAGGATCAGTAAATgaagtattattttttttgtaactaatgtaaaaacacaaacattttatagaattgtacagttttttgtttttttctgctcttttgGGAAAGAGGGGGGAAGCCATCTGTCAACATGTGTAGTATTCAGAATTGTGCCTGCTTATGTTGTGGTCTTACTGAGTTTTCAGATGAagatatatatgaatatatatgaaGATAACACTAGTCTCAAACTCCAGGTTTGATTTAAGATATTTGTCGAGTacatattgtaatttttttttttaaaatatagaTACGTATGCCTTCTCAATgtgctctctttttttcttgcatttcaGCTTCATTTTAttggtttttcttctttctcttctacCACTTGTGGATCACAATGTCCGTTCGTGGCCCTGAGTTGTGTTTTTTAGCTCAATCTTTAGACTGACAGTGATACTTAATCTGCAGCAAATTTGATTTGCTCattgccttttaaaaaaaaaaaaaatcttcacttATTCATCTGGTTTTGTCACTAAATGAAGTGTGCCATTTAATAATGTCCGTATGAAGGAAGCCTACATTGTTTAGACCCTGGAGTTTGAGACAAATCGGCAAAAGTGAACAGAAGTAAGAGAAAACCAAACCTggtctgtgtttattttctctgatgttgtttttttgtttgcctcCAGTGTCAGGAGCCAGCGGTGCAtgtcctgctgctctgttttctgactgtaaaaatgcatttattttaaaaaataaagtaatttttatttaaagacGGTGTCCTCTGGTTTCCGTTTGCCCTAACAGTGTTTAAAGTGATACAGCTGGTGGGATTTCTATATTATACCtgttgtcaacaaatcccatgcaAATACAGGGACTAACAATGTCTTAGGATAGATTTAAATCATAGAAAGCAGTGAACAAATATTTAGGTTATTTACACTGACATCGTCAACCCgacattaatcattaat is from Sparus aurata chromosome 16, fSpaAur1.1, whole genome shotgun sequence and encodes:
- the fermt2 gene encoding fermitin family homolog 2 isoform X2 is translated as MALDGIRMPDGCYADGTWELKMHVTDLHRDVSLRVTGEIHIGGVMLKLVEKLDVKKDWSDHALWWEKKKTWLLKTHWTLDKYGIQADARLLFTPQHKLLRLQLPNMKHMKVKVNFSDRVFKAVSDICKTFNIRHPEELSLLRKPRDPKKKKKKLEEAEEDDLELEGPLLTPGSASEIIYIGPVKGSIYSSPGLYSKTMTPTYDSRDGSPLSPTSAWFGDSPLSEGNPSILAVSQPISSPDILVKLYKPQSLLDKAKINQGWLDSSRSLMEQDVKENEVLLLRFKYHSFFDLNPKYDAIRVNQLYEQAKWAILLEEIECTEEEMMMFAALQYHINKLSIMSSDNHMNNSEKEVDEVDAALSDLEITLEGGKTSNTLGDITSIPELADYVKVFKPKKLTLKGYKQYWCTFKDITISCYKSKEEAHGTPAHQMNLRGCEVTPDVNISGQKFNIKLLIPVADGMNEIWLRCDTEKQYAHWMAACRLASKGKTMADSSYNLEVQNILSFLKMQHMNPDPQFIEPITTDINPECLVSPRYLKKYKNKQISARILEAHQNVAQMSLIEAKMRFIQAWQSLPEFGITHFLAKFQGGKREELIGITYNRLIRMDASTGDAIKTWRFSNMKQWNVNWEIKMVTVEFADEPSLSFICAEVDCKVVHEFIGGYIFLSTRAKDQNESLDEEMFYKLTSGWV